GCGCGGAACATCAGACCAAACCGCTTGGCAAACTCACTTTGCCCAAGCGCCCCGTCAATAACCCGCTCTGGCTCTTTCGCCGCCTGGCCTAGAATGGCCGAAGCCTCCCATGCAGCCAACAACGCCTGCGCCGCGTGTTTGGAGACCTCTGCCCTGCGCGTTCTGGCACGTTCCATCCGCGCCAGACCTTCGGTCGCCAACGCGGCAACCGTTTCTGGACGCCCATCCAATAGGGGCACGCGTTTGGCCTTTTCCAACGCAGGTATCGCGCGCAACCAGTTGGCCAGCGCCAACGCATAACCAAAGTCTTGCGCGATCTCGGCAGGGCACGGTCCGAGAGACTGCGCCGCAACTTGCATCAGACCGCCGCCTGTGTCCTGCAAATAGCTTTCAAAATGCGCCTCGTCCTCAAACGGATCGCTATAAACGTCCCAGCGTCGCGCAATGACAAGCCGCTCCAGCGTTTCGGCAGCGTCCTTGTCAATCACCAGCGCCAAGGGTGTTACAACATCATGGCGGCGTACAAATCCACCTGCCCGGATTTCGTCAAGCGCATCGCGCCACCATTGCAGGCGCATTTCAGCAATCATCGTTTCCTGCGTCACCCAGGGTGCGCGCGAAACCTCAACATTGAATGCATAAATCGGCAACAGAACATCCCGCGCCGCAGGCTTGGCAGCCATCACAGCAGCGAACCGGTCCGGATCGCCTTTTTGCACCAATCCGGCGCAGGACATCAGATCATCGGAAACGCTCAAGAAACTCCCCCATCAGCACCGCTGTTTCCGGCGCGTCTACAATATCCAAATGCCCAACGCCATCCACCACATGATACCGGCCTAGCGACGTCACTTCAGACATCAGAGGCTGATACCCTTCTGCGACAAAGCTCTCGTCGGCACTACCCGCTATCAAAAGAAATTCCGGCAGAGCAGCCACATCCTCAAGATAAGCATTGCGCGGTGCAAACGCTTTGTTCAGCCGCCAACTATAGGCCAATGTCGCCTGCTCCGCATTTGGGCCCTGCATCACAGCCTCAGGCATCGCAAACTGCATCATCGTCAGATGATCCAAGGCCTTGATGCCAACCATATTGAGCATGCTCAGGCCAATGATGCGGCGTGTCAGCGGATAAGCCCAGCCACCGGAATTTGGGCGGGTTGTCGGCGCGTCATATTTTAGGAATGGCGCCAGCAGCACCGCACCATCGATCTGTTCACGATGCGCACCTCCGGCAAAGCGCACGACCAATCCGCCACCAGAGCTGTGGCCACCCAGAACAACCCGCTGCCCGTCTTTTCGATAAGCCGAGATAAGGTCCGAGAGATCATCCTCCAGCTGCCCTACATACGAGACATCGCCACGCGGCGCAGGTCCGTTGAAATGTCCACGAAGATTCACCGTTAAAACATCTGCCCGGCTGGCAAGTTTTCCGGCGATCCGGTCGAATTGCCCGCCATGCCAGCCCGAGCCGTGCACGAGCACAAGGAGCGGCGAGCCTTCTGGCCCCGCGGCAAAACCAGAGCGCAACGTGGCACCGTCGCGTGCCTTTGTTTGAACCATATTCAGCGGGTCACCCGGAGCGCGTTGCAAAGTGGCGTTGAAATCCAACCCCGCCCCCTCGCGACCAATGGTGTCTTTTGGCGACTGAGAAAAAATCAAACCAAGCGCAATACAAAGCGTGATCACGGGCGTCAAAATGATCGCCCAAAAGAAATGGGTCATAAGGTCCTCAAAAGTCTAAATAAAAAATCAAATAGGTCGCGTCACACAGAGTAAATAGCCGCAGCTCTCACGGTTCTCCCGCCACGTCCGCGCCTCGGCTTCCGCCTCATCCAGCACCGCGCTCAGTGCCGCATCTGCGCCGTCTCGCAACATGGCAACACGCTTGTCCATTGGGCCATAATAAGCTTCCCAAGCCGCGTCACTAACCTTGCGCGTGCCCAGCACCTCGAACCCGGCCGTTTCGACGCGCGCACGGATGTCCGCCTCGGTGCCAACGGGATAGTCCTCAAACATCGCAGCTGCCCGCGCTTTGTCACCGTCAAAAGAACACGGCTCCGAAAACGCCACGGTACCGCTTTCTGTGAGTTTAGAGCGCCAGCCAGCCAGACCACCCTCGATTCCGACAAAATACAAAGCACCGGCACACCAGATAAAATCAAACGGCCCATCTTGCGCCATCATGTTACCCGTGATCGCCGTGACCCGGACATCCTCCGCAAACCGCGTCATCGCCTGTTCGGTGAACCCCTCATGCGTATCCACCGTCAAAATGCGCCCATGCGGCGCGGCCGTCAGCAATGCCTGCACATCGCCACCAGGTCCACCACCGGCATCAAGAATGCGCGCCCCGTCCGGAACACCGGCCAGTGCACAGGCCCAAGCAACTTCATCCGGATGCCCCGGTCCCTCGCGCGGCAAATCCTTATGCACCAGAAAGAAGTTATCCCAATCCATCAGACTGCTACCCGGGCGCCTTCTTGCGCGAGCTTCCAGTTCAAAGCCTCGAGCAGTGCCTCAAAGCTCGCGTCAACTATGTTTGCCGAGACGCCCACAGTGGCCCAGCGACGTCCGGTTCCGTCCTCGAAGTCTATTATTACGCGGGTCACCGCTTCTGTGCCGCCGTTGGTGATCCGGACTTTGAAATCCACAAGCCGCACGTCATCTATGATGCCCTGATAGGGGCCCAGGTCCGCCTTCAACGCCTGCCAAAGTGCGTTCACCGGACCTTCGTCTTTCATGTCGTCAGCGTGTTCGTTCTTGAAGTAATTAGTCAGCTTGGCCCCACTGGGCAGCTGCACCGTCACCACTGCCTCGC
This genomic window from Shimia isoporae contains:
- a CDS encoding squalene/phytoene synthase family protein; its protein translation is MSVSDDLMSCAGLVQKGDPDRFAAVMAAKPAARDVLLPIYAFNVEVSRAPWVTQETMIAEMRLQWWRDALDEIRAGGFVRRHDVVTPLALVIDKDAAETLERLVIARRWDVYSDPFEDEAHFESYLQDTGGGLMQVAAQSLGPCPAEIAQDFGYALALANWLRAIPALEKAKRVPLLDGRPETVAALATEGLARMERARTRRAEVSKHAAQALLAAWEASAILGQAAKEPERVIDGALGQSEFAKRFGLMFRAVSGRI
- a CDS encoding class I SAM-dependent methyltransferase, with the translated sequence MDWDNFFLVHKDLPREGPGHPDEVAWACALAGVPDGARILDAGGGPGGDVQALLTAAPHGRILTVDTHEGFTEQAMTRFAEDVRVTAITGNMMAQDGPFDFIWCAGALYFVGIEGGLAGWRSKLTESGTVAFSEPCSFDGDKARAAAMFEDYPVGTEADIRARVETAGFEVLGTRKVSDAAWEAYYGPMDKRVAMLRDGADAALSAVLDEAEAEARTWRENRESCGYLLCVTRPI
- a CDS encoding alpha/beta hydrolase, coding for MTHFFWAIILTPVITLCIALGLIFSQSPKDTIGREGAGLDFNATLQRAPGDPLNMVQTKARDGATLRSGFAAGPEGSPLLVLVHGSGWHGGQFDRIAGKLASRADVLTVNLRGHFNGPAPRGDVSYVGQLEDDLSDLISAYRKDGQRVVLGGHSSGGGLVVRFAGGAHREQIDGAVLLAPFLKYDAPTTRPNSGGWAYPLTRRIIGLSMLNMVGIKALDHLTMMQFAMPEAVMQGPNAEQATLAYSWRLNKAFAPRNAYLEDVAALPEFLLIAGSADESFVAEGYQPLMSEVTSLGRYHVVDGVGHLDIVDAPETAVLMGEFLERFR